The Culex quinquefasciatus strain JHB chromosome 2, VPISU_Cqui_1.0_pri_paternal, whole genome shotgun sequence genome contains the following window.
AAATATGGCTACCGTCCGATTCCGACGTACATCCTCTCCTCAGAACTGCAACTGATTCGGTTGGTATTTGTTTTGAGTAAACTGTGAAGAGTTTCAACCTGATCTGTACTTTCAGTGATGATCTTGCCGCCATGGGTATTGACGTTACTTTGCTGGACATGTGGTACAAAAAGGATAGCAACGCTGTCCCACCGATCTCAATATTGCAGCCGATTTCATCGATTCTTACTAATTTCAACAATAAGGTAATCAAACAAATAGTATTACTTTGTAATACAAATAACGAAATGTAACTTAACATATTTAGCGCGTACCAAAACTTCAAGCAGAAGATCAAGCTGTTTGGTGGGATACCTTGACCAAAATGCAGAAGCTGTTCCGTAAAGGTGCTGCCTCCTGCCATGCCCAGGGGAAACTGGACAAAGATCAAATGCACAACTACTTCATGTCTGGTAAGATTGAAGTGTAACTAACTTTAAACCATACCATAAATTTCCCTTCAAACATTTCAGTAACTGAACGAGAGGTCATAAACGGTGTTCTCAacgtaaaaaatacaaagaatcaCTGTATTGCGTACCTACGctacataaataacataaatttgcAAAACCTAAAGAAGGCTTCACTATACGTAGATATTCTGAACCGTAGTTTAGACACGGAAGCTTGTAAACTTCTGGCTGATCTGCGCGACGTGCGCGTGCCGAATCGGATCGAAGTCtccaatttacaaaaatatactATAGAATGGATCGGTCGCGAAGGCCTGGACGTGGAAACACATGAAGAATATCTGAACCACTTTATTACGCACTTTTACAAGAACATTGTGAAGCTGGTCGATCGAGCCATGCGCAAAGAAGATTCCAGTGCCCAGGGGCAGATAGTAACGGAGATATTGCAGCACCTGCACGCTTGTAACAACTCGGTCAAGGTATTTTATGGGCGTGAAGAGCAACTGGAACGCATAGAGAATTACATGCTCGGGCTGAGCGATAAGCCGTTGGTTCTGTACGGCGAGGGCGGATGTGGCAAGACTTCACTGTTGGCCAAGAGTGCCGCCCTAACATCGACAGATTGGTTCGCCAAGGTTCGACCGATCAGCATCATTCGCTTCCTGGGAACCACTCCGGACTCGAGCACACTGACTCCCACGTTGATCTCGATCTGTCAGCAGGCTCGTAAAATAAACTTTCCTAGTTTTGATCAGGGCTACTACACGATTCGCTTTGCTTTCAGATCTCGTACAATTTTATGCTACCATTTGACCAAATTCCGGACGATCTTGTTCCGTTGACGGCACATTTCAAGCAACTGCTCACTTACGCAAGTAAGCAGCAGCCTTTACTACTGTTTCTGGATTCAGTTGATCAGCTGACCGGAGCTCAAGATTCTGGAAAAGTGTCGTGGCTACCAACCAGGCTACCACCGTTCTGCAAGGTTCTAGATTGTTTCGTCTTTATCTTTGCTATTCCAAATGAGAATGAACTGATTTAACCTTCCTTCCAGATCATCGTGTCATGCGCCGCTGAAGAATCCAACCCGGTCGTATCCCAGGAGTATCATCTGCTGCGCCGTATGATTGACGTGGAAGGTAACTTCATCGAGGTTACCGCGTTAGGCGAAGATCTAGCGATGAACGTGATTAAGATGTGGATGGCGACCGCCTGTCGCGATCTTTCCAACTACCAGTGGCGATTGGTAGCGAATGCAATTGGCAAATGTTCTCTGCCGATTTTTGTAAAGTTGGTATTTGCGGAAATTTGCCGTTGGAGAAGCTACACTCGACCGCAGGACACACACCTGGCTTCAACGGTCATGGACAGTATTATGATGTTGTTTGAACGAATCGAGAAGCAGCACGGTCGCATCCTGGTGTTCCACGCGTTGGCCTACATAACTGCGGCCAAGTCGGGTCTGTCGGAGAGCGAGTTGGAAGATTTGATTTCCCTTGATGATCGCGTGCTGGACGACGTCTACCAGTACCATTTGCCTCCGGTGCGGCGAATTCCACCTCTGCTGTGGACCCGTATCCGGAATGATCTTCCGAACTATTTGAGTGAACGAGAAGCCGACGGAGTCAACGTTATGAACTGGTACCACAGACAGTTCCGGGATACGGCCAAGGAGCGCTACTTCAAGAACATGAATATGGCCATTTACTTCCACTCGATGATTGCCGATTACTATCTCGGCATCTGGGGCGGCAAACCGAAGCCGTTCAAGTACACCGAAATTCAGCGGCACCGGTTCGGGTTGACGGATAAGGAAGGTATCGCCGACAGAAAGGTTCCAATTCAGCCGTTAGTATTTATCAATAAAGAAGGAAAAGTTACGCGGTACAATTTGAGAAAGGTTAGTGTGGACATTTCGTTAGGGCTGCCGAGTCGGATACTTCTTGCGAACCCGAAGTCGTAGCCGGTGTCGCAAATTATTAAATGCCGGAGTAGAGTCAACATCTGTGTATGTGATTTGCTGTGGGATTCGAAATTTATTTAACCAGATCTCCAACAGCTGGAATCTAAGTTGAAATCAAAGTCGCTAAATCTTGAAAAGCTTACCCGACTCCGCagtccagattttttttattgctgagAATAAAtgatgattgaatgattgatttGAGGCTGAGCTGAATACGGTCTATAACTAGCTTACCCCTTTCAGTTTGGCGAGCTTCCGTTCCATCTGGTTCGCTCGCGACGCTTCACAGATCTCTTCCGAAACGTGCTCTTCAACTACGACTGGCTTCACGCCAAACTATCCAGCTGTCCACTGCAGGCTGTGCTGGCAGATTTCGAGGACGCTTCGATAAATATCGATGACAAAGACGCCAGACGGGAGCTGATGTTGGTCGCTGACGCCCTTAGACTGGGCGGGGCCATTCTGGGTGTTTACCCAAATATGCTGGCTGCGCAGTTGGTAGGTCGTTTACTGCCGGAAATCGGCGGTAATCCCAACATAAAAATGCTCCTGGAAGCTTGCGACAAATCGGGACCGAAAGATTCAGCCCTAATCCCGCTAAACCACTGTCTGCACACCCCGGGCGGTCCACTCAAGGTAATCCGAGCTGttatcaaaatgtgctatcTTCTGGCATTCGGATTTCCCCCTTAAACGTTTTTCCCCTCTCCCACCCACAGTACTCCCTCGAAGGACATCAATTTGCTGTTTTTGGCTTCTGTCTCACCAGCGACTACCGCTATATGGTGTCAATTTCGACCCGATTTATCACTTGGGATTTGTCCACCTCCGATTTGACACGTGATGTGAATCCGGGCGTAGAAGGAATCATGCAACAATTGGTCCTTAGTCCAGACAACAAATGGTGACCCTGAGAAGCAACTCACCACCTTTCCTCCCCCACAAACCAAACATTTGAACTTGTTCAATATCGTTACAGGGCAGCCGCGTACACCAACAACAGCCAAAGTGTGCTACTGAACATGCTGTCCAGTGAATTTGCCATCATTGATAACCCCTTTGAAGAGACGGAACCCATCACAGGACTGTTTCTGCTGAacaaaaatctctttttgcaTAACAAGCTGCGCTATGCGTTTTATGATATGCGAGGAGCGCTCATCGAGAAGCATCAGCTGCCGGACATTACCGACGAGTGGGAGCTGTTGTGTAAGTATAGCTCTTGACGCTTAGAAAAGTTGTTGCTTTTATTTTCCACGAAATTCATCTTGTGATTATGCTTTGCTAGAACGTTTTGGAGTTGTACTGTGAAGTCTTCAATTTGTCTTTGCATAATAATTTGTGCGACAGAAAAAACTTTGTACTAcaatataggggagagtggggagacatgatccccttttttgtaccGCACATAATTCTcttaatttctcacaaaactatgaacttttcccatgaattgaaagcttaatcatttaactatgtttggctgataagggtatttcatcagaagaACTCTTCGATTGATTCCAAgcgcttgaaaaaaatattttaaaccggctgtttcaaaatgttaggggtagtTTGATccccttttcaacattttgaagaaatcttaagcaaattgtttctttttcatccaaacttttgatgttctataagttacagcaatttcacataaaacctgtatgtttatgttcaaaatataacaagttaaatataaaaaaaaacttaaaataataataattagacCAAAACTGAGCACTCTCCCCAAAAAACACCAGACATCAAGCATCTCCATAAAAGAAACGgagtcgttttttttaaataaattaactcCCATATTGTATTTTGTTTCTAGTCATGGAATTTACGTCGTTTACCAACTTCTTTGCCGTCCTGTGGTCGGGACAAATCAACGAAACGCGACTCTTACTCTTCACCAGCAGAGAAGGCCTGACGATTCCAACTGTTAACATGCACAGCGTAATAACCATGAAAAAGGATCGTTCGCGAATGTACTGTTGCCACCAGGAAGATCTTTATCAGGTTTGCTAGACAAGTGTGTTGGGAAAATCGAATTTCACCAAATTTCTTCTCCCTTCGCAAACAGGTCAGCGAGTTTGAGTACCACGAAACCGTCGAGAACGACGTGGTGGTCGGGGCGGAGTGGCGCCACGTGCGCGATTTACCACGCTATGAGAATGATGTCAAGGAGACGGCCCTTCAGCTCAAGATGGATCAAAACGATCGCTTCCTGCTGGCCAGCACGGCCAACGGGTTTGTCGTTTGGGACTTTGACCCGGAAGATCCCATCTCTGAGGAGGCCATATATCTTGCATTACCGCATAGTGTGCGCAACATATCGACCAAACTGACCCAATCCAACTCGGTGATGATCAGCTCCAAGGTGGATTATGCTGTGGCTGGGGTTAGGTAACGTCCCACTTTCTTGTTTTGACGTAGGAAAAATTGCATTGAAAGTTTTATGTTTCAGGAAAAATCTCTATGTTTGGAGTGTAAAGACCAAACAACTCATGAAGGTACTCGATGCTCACTTTGGAAGAATAATGCAACTTGAGGCATTAACTATAGGTAGGTACAAGAGTTAAAAACGAAAATCATTGAATTTTCTtcactcctaatgtaaacattcccCTATGTAAGCAGGATACacattttgtttacaaactcacattaTTTTCttaataggggaaggtggggcaagacgaccatatggggcaagaggaacaatcgctcctacggccgtaatttgtacaattttgattatttccagtatgaggaattgttgctagcaatgcaattagctgattctactaccacataaccgccaaaatgacgtaaacgccacggggcataagatttaatgaagtttttttcgaaacacccaaccggcggtcgcatgattttgatgcatggcagcatgaaagtatatcagaatctgcatgaaaactgtcctcatgcattttttgcgaaataggggtatgacatttttgcccgttaccgacaattatcgacattatcgaaggcagattgattgtattgcagaaaaaaaaccttaacagaacgaggattgaaccatcaacttctaggttgctgatccgacacgctaccaccgcgacatggacgcttgatgaatggtgagggacagagcgcgaacataatgttctctctctagattgttgctcggggacgcgccagcattctagggtacgttatccattagtggacccctttcctatagtggaccctctgaagtgtttttgatgaaaaaatcaataaaatcacaatttcaagcgtgtttttgtctacaaatcttttatttggcatgttctgcataatttaaaacaatgttggctgacattgacgtgtcctttcagccaaaataagtgttttgagttcgacatctgaaatcagccatggccactagcattttcacaacaaaactggatttatatttaatgattgaattaactatccaatcattttttgactgattattcaacttcagcaggtcgaaataatgtaagtttaagaaacttttctaaaataaagcgaagaactgctcattttcgagcaaaaattaggggggtccaatataggacaacgaaaatctaaacttttccaaaagtggacccctgttaatttaacttacaaaaataaagaaaactgtgtatttaagcaaaagtttgtcttaaatatacaataaatgcttgttgtaagcaacctaaacgcatatttttttcaattatgagtataaatatagatgtttttatgttaaaagtaccaaatatgctgaagccgaaagaatttataattaatcaaaactttagttaatggtacttaa
Protein-coding sequences here:
- the LOC6039962 gene encoding NACHT and WD repeat domain-containing protein 2, whose amino-acid sequence is MDDRTIDTIFAGSLENLPPVSSKIVRIFTSSTFTDTTMERNNLMAKCYPRIKDYCREKHGLEFQVVDMRWGVRDEATDDHMTTELCMREIKNCQRLSMGPNFVVFLGQKYGYRPIPTYILSSELQLIRDDLAAMGIDVTLLDMWYKKDSNAVPPISILQPISSILTNFNNKRVPKLQAEDQAVWWDTLTKMQKLFRKGAASCHAQGKLDKDQMHNYFMSVTEREVINGVLNVKNTKNHCIAYLRYINNINLQNLKKASLYVDILNRSLDTEACKLLADLRDVRVPNRIEVSNLQKYTIEWIGREGLDVETHEEYLNHFITHFYKNIVKLVDRAMRKEDSSAQGQIVTEILQHLHACNNSVKVFYGREEQLERIENYMLGLSDKPLVLYGEGGCGKTSLLAKSAALTSTDWFAKVRPISIIRFLGTTPDSSTLTPTLISICQQISYNFMLPFDQIPDDLVPLTAHFKQLLTYASKQQPLLLFLDSVDQLTGAQDSGKVSWLPTRLPPFCKIIVSCAAEESNPVVSQEYHLLRRMIDVEGNFIEVTALGEDLAMNVIKMWMATACRDLSNYQWRLVANAIGKCSLPIFVKLVFAEICRWRSYTRPQDTHLASTVMDSIMMLFERIEKQHGRILVFHALAYITAAKSGLSESELEDLISLDDRVLDDVYQYHLPPVRRIPPLLWTRIRNDLPNYLSEREADGVNVMNWYHRQFRDTAKERYFKNMNMAIYFHSMIADYYLGIWGGKPKPFKYTEIQRHRFGLTDKEGIADRKVPIQPLVFINKEGKVTRYNLRKFGELPFHLVRSRRFTDLFRNVLFNYDWLHAKLSSCPLQAVLADFEDASINIDDKDARRELMLVADALRLGGAILGVYPNMLAAQLVGRLLPEIGGNPNIKMLLEACDKSGPKDSALIPLNHCLHTPGGPLKYSLEGHQFAVFGFCLTSDYRYMVSISTRFITWDLSTSDLTRDVNPGVEGIMQQLVLSPDNKWAAAYTNNSQSVLLNMLSSEFAIIDNPFEETEPITGLFLLNKNLFLHNKLRYAFYDMRGALIEKHQLPDITDEWELLFMEFTSFTNFFAVLWSGQINETRLLLFTSREGLTIPTVNMHSVITMKKDRSRMYCCHQEDLYQVSEFEYHETVENDVVVGAEWRHVRDLPRYENDVKETALQLKMDQNDRFLLASTANGFVVWDFDPEDPISEEAIYLALPHSVRNISTKLTQSNSVMISSKVDYAVAGVRKNLYVWSVKTKQLMKVLDAHFGRIMQLEALTIGTWNSVITSSIDRSVKIWNINNIFEQVHVIDRHELQIDSISLSENGELAVTVTRGCVGVWEIRTGRLLSKLADSPLGAIVTHAIVTPDGRYIVSSETGKILIWNRVTEQVLSRDSQPGCMQINFLENGEKFLAVSCPNASASMAAPGDEQKLLAHAIVRGIPDGQTVFNFDYPVRLVPGLPFRCAVVTVDGQHIVCASIDKNNKDSIWVYNANNGMHEHKISLKGCNIKEMVSLLPLQNKPSQVAVITNEKGSIMDIKIRKHVRSIPKWGGTSTKDGKFGLYAPSRGGLELLELKKGSTVKTFIPKVAEGVFTVICMFTENDEYVLYYHSGRKTLRVFRTSDTEMIANYRMQAELTSIKSTTDGKSLVLGTVDGCISVLAIADPQKSEMQEFLKQLPSRDANWKKKLAKQKASARFKAAMRLASISTRFGTPVDEDDDDDDKDNEA